The Thamnophis elegans isolate rThaEle1 chromosome Z, rThaEle1.pri, whole genome shotgun sequence genome contains a region encoding:
- the BET1 gene encoding BET1 homolog: MRRAGLGEGAAGSNYGYTNSGYSVYEEENEKLTESLRSKVTTIKSLTIEIGTEVKQHNKLLTDMDNDFDTTSGFLGATMGRLKILSRGSQTKLLCYMMLFSLFVFFVIYWIIKLR, from the exons gtGAAGGAGCTGCTGGCAGCAATTATGGTTATACCAATAGCGGCTATAGTGTATatgaggaagaaaatgaaaagttAACAGAAAGTTTGCGTTCAAAAGTCACCACCATAAAGTCT CTTACCATTGAAATTGGAACAGAAGTTAAGCAACATAATAAATTACTAACTGATATG GACAATGATTTTGATACAACAAGTGGATTCCTTGGTGCAACAATGGGCAGACTGAAAATCCTCTCCAGAGGAAGCCAGACAAAACTGTTATGCTACATGATGCTGTTctcattgtttgtttttttcgTGATTTATTGGATTATTAAACTAAGGTGA